From the Rhodospirillaceae bacterium genome, the window GTTGCGAAAGACATCGAACTGACCGATAAGTTCGAGAACATGGGTGCACAGATGGTTAAGGAAGTCGCTTCCAAAACCAATGACGAAGCTGGTGACGGCACCACGACGGCGACCGTTCTGGCCCAGTCCATCGTCCGCGAAGGCACCAAAGCTGTTGCTGCTGGCATGAACCCGATGGATCTCAAACGCGGTATCGACTTGGCTGTTGATTCTGTCGTTGGAAACATCAAGAAAATTTCCAAGAAAGTTAAAACCAGCGAAGAAGTTGCCCAAGTCGGCACCATTTCTTCAAATGGCGACGTCTCCATCGGCGGCATGATCGCCAGTGCCATGGAAAAAGTCGGCAACGAAGGCGTCATCACGGTTGAAGAAGCCAAGAGCCTGGACTCAGAACTTGATGTCGTCGAAGGCATGCAGTTCGATCGGGGTTACACGTCACCTTATTTCGTGACCAACGCAGAAAAAATGACCTGCGAACTGGAAAATCCTTACATCCTGATCCACGAAGCTAAGCTTTCCACGCTTCAGCCCTTGCTGCCCGTTCTTGAAACAGTCATGCAA encodes:
- the groEL gene encoding chaperonin GroEL codes for the protein MAAKDVKFSTDARDRMLAGVDILADAVKVTLGPKGRNVVLDKSFGAPRITKDGVTVAKDIELTDKFENMGAQMVKEVASKTNDEAGDGTTTATVLAQSIVREGTKAVAAGMNPMDLKRGIDLAVDSVVGNIKKISKKVKTSEEVAQVGTISSNGDVSIGGMIASAMEKVGNEGVITVEEAKSLDSELDVVEGMQFDRGYTSPYFVTNAEKMTCELENPYILIHEAKLSTLQPLLPVLETVMQSSRPLMIIAEDIEGEALATLVVNKLRGGLKIAAVKAPGFGDRRKAMLADIAILTDGQVISEDLGIKLENVDLTMLGTAKKVSITKDDTTIVEGAA